In a single window of the Candidatus Bathyarchaeota archaeon genome:
- a CDS encoding adenosylhomocysteinase, whose product MTQYKVKDASLCDRGLQSIEWAENLMPVLMKIKEDFKKRKPLAGISIGASLHVTKETAVLMRVLKAGGAEISLCASNPLSTQDDVAAALAMEGIHVYAWKGEKDQEYYWCIDQVLNQSPEITLDDGADLVSALHTKRKDLLENILGGTEETTSGVIRLKAMESSGTLKYPIIAVNDASTKYLFDNRYGTGQSSIDGLLRATSILLAGKTFVVAGYGWCSRGIAMRAKGMGANVIVTEIDPLRAIEAVMDGFSVKPMSEVAKYGDIFMTATGNTGVIRGGHMSKMKDGAILGNAGHFNVEINLDDLDSLSVSKKSVRPNVEEYRLRNGKKLYLLSEGRLVNLAAAEGHPSEVMMMSFANQALCTEYIRNNSKLEVKVHEVPEEIDQKVAKLALESMGIKIDNLTKEQIKYLKKWESGT is encoded by the coding sequence ATGACTCAATATAAAGTCAAAGATGCATCTTTATGCGATAGAGGTCTGCAATCTATTGAATGGGCAGAAAATTTAATGCCTGTTTTAATGAAGATAAAAGAGGATTTCAAAAAAAGAAAGCCTCTAGCAGGGATTTCAATCGGAGCTTCATTACATGTCACCAAAGAAACAGCAGTTCTTATGCGAGTATTAAAAGCCGGTGGTGCGGAGATCTCTCTATGTGCTTCTAACCCACTTTCAACCCAAGATGATGTTGCCGCAGCTTTAGCAATGGAGGGAATTCATGTTTATGCTTGGAAAGGCGAGAAGGATCAAGAGTATTACTGGTGTATTGATCAAGTGTTAAACCAATCTCCGGAAATTACCCTAGACGATGGAGCAGATCTTGTTAGCGCATTACATACAAAAAGAAAGGATTTGCTGGAAAATATATTAGGAGGTACAGAAGAGACAACAAGTGGTGTAATAAGGCTCAAAGCTATGGAAAGCTCTGGGACATTAAAATATCCAATCATAGCGGTTAATGATGCATCAACAAAATACTTATTTGATAACAGATATGGTACGGGTCAAAGTTCGATAGATGGCTTGCTTCGTGCAACTAGCATTCTTCTTGCTGGTAAAACCTTTGTTGTTGCTGGCTATGGATGGTGTAGTAGAGGAATTGCAATGAGAGCTAAGGGTATGGGAGCTAATGTAATAGTTACTGAAATTGACCCACTAAGGGCTATTGAAGCTGTGATGGATGGTTTTAGTGTTAAGCCGATGTCTGAGGTAGCAAAATACGGCGATATCTTCATGACAGCTACTGGAAACACTGGTGTAATTAGAGGCGGGCATATGAGCAAGATGAAGGATGGAGCTATACTAGGGAATGCTGGACATTTTAATGTAGAAATCAATTTAGATGATCTGGATTCCTTAAGCGTGTCCAAGAAATCTGTTAGACCAAATGTTGAAGAGTATCGATTAAGAAATGGTAAGAAGCTATATTTGTTATCTGAGGGAAGATTAGTTAATCTTGCTGCGGCTGAAGGGCATCCTAGCGAAGTGATGATGATGTCTTTTGCTAATCAAGCTCTTTGTACAGAATATATTAGAAACAATTCAAAACTTGAAGTAAAAGTTCATGAAGTTCCTGAAGAAATTGATCAAAAAGTTGCTAAATTGGCTCTTGAAAGCATGGGTATAAAAATTGACAATTTAACAAAAGAACAAATTAAGTATCT
- a CDS encoding aminoglycoside phosphotransferase family protein: MKLEVGNLKFEISKSNLEDYLSKVFSQPVQLESLKKIGEGFHNVGFLAKLTINGDSRKIVLRIVRGDTGWGHDYLGDRASVLLLQHELLNSAPKGKSPKSIDVACLMRDGSLLSLKDGIEFINLIELVEEEEFPSYSNDLFRMAKNERISEKDLRRCRIIADYLADLHSTKKQNEILYKRHIRDLIGHGEMLMGVIDTYPDPDKLEFISRKELTEIEVKAVLWRNKIKHLAHRLSRIHGDIHPFGNIRFKEDDSILVMDFSREEFGEPADDVSGLSINYLFFSIWHYGEFREPFKQLFNEFITRYLNKTGDNEIFKILPPFYAFRGLVVSHPLYYPDLEDNRRRMILNFIFNVLEQEEFEIDNIEEYLRTDKN; encoded by the coding sequence TTGAAGCTTGAAGTTGGTAATTTAAAGTTTGAAATCAGTAAGTCTAATTTAGAAGATTATCTATCGAAAGTCTTCTCTCAACCTGTTCAACTTGAAAGCTTGAAAAAAATCGGGGAAGGATTCCATAATGTTGGATTTCTCGCTAAATTAACTATAAACGGGGATTCTCGTAAGATTGTACTAAGAATAGTCAGGGGAGATACAGGTTGGGGTCATGACTATCTAGGAGATAGAGCCTCAGTTCTACTTCTACAGCATGAATTATTAAATTCAGCTCCAAAAGGAAAGAGTCCAAAATCAATTGATGTAGCATGCTTGATGAGAGATGGTAGTTTATTATCATTAAAAGATGGTATTGAATTCATCAACCTCATAGAATTGGTAGAGGAAGAAGAATTTCCTTCGTATTCTAATGATTTATTTAGAATGGCTAAAAATGAAAGAATTTCAGAGAAAGATTTGAGAAGATGTCGAATTATTGCGGATTATCTTGCGGATCTACACTCAACAAAGAAACAAAATGAAATTCTCTACAAAAGACATATACGAGATCTAATTGGGCACGGAGAAATGTTAATGGGCGTCATAGATACCTATCCTGATCCTGATAAACTCGAGTTTATTTCTAGAAAGGAACTTACAGAAATTGAAGTAAAAGCTGTTTTATGGCGAAATAAGATAAAACATTTAGCACATAGACTTTCGCGAATACATGGAGATATCCATCCTTTTGGCAATATCAGATTTAAAGAGGATGATTCAATCCTTGTAATGGATTTTTCTCGTGAAGAATTTGGTGAACCAGCAGATGATGTTTCTGGACTATCAATAAATTATCTATTTTTTAGCATTTGGCATTATGGCGAATTTAGAGAACCTTTTAAACAGCTTTTTAACGAATTCATAACTAGATATCTCAATAAGACTGGTGATAATGAGATATTCAAAATCTTACCTCCCTTCTATGCTTTTCGTGGCTTAGTTGTATCTCACCCTCTTTACTATCCAGATTTAGAAGACAATAGAAGAAGAATGATTTTAAATTTCATTTTTAATGTATTAGAACAGGAAGAGTTTGAAATAGATAATATCGAAGAATATCTTCGTACCGATAAAAATTAA